In bacterium, the genomic stretch CGCGATCCCCGATGTGACAGCTACCCGCCATCCCCACTTGCGCAGCCATAGCGGTATCCTCACCTATGGTAACGTTATGAGCGACTTGGATCAGATTATCCAATTTGGTTCCATTCCCGACACGGGTCTCCCCAAAACGGGCCCGATCAATTGTCGTATTGGCACCAATCTCAACGTCATCCCCCAACACCACAATCCCCACCTGCGGAATTTTTTTCCAGCGGCCAGACTCCTTGGTATAGCCAAACCCATCACTCCCGATAACCGCTCCACTGTGCAGGATGGCCCGATCCCCCACCTTGCAATATTCCCGCACCGAAACAAGCGGATAGAAAAGCCCATTCTTTCCCACCTCGCAAAAATGACCGATATAGCATTGTGCAACCAGCACCGTTCCATCGCCAATAACCGCCCCGGGCTCAATGACACAGAGGGGTCCGATCATGACATCCTTGCCCATTTTCGCATCTGCGGCAATCACCGCCGTGGGATGTATTCCCGGTTTGCGAACAACGGGCGGACGTGCCAGCCAGAATGCCACCTGGGCGAAAGCGGCATCAGCACTTTTCACGCGGATCACGGTGGCGCCTGACTCCCCCTGCCAGTCTTCATTTACCAAAACAGCACTGGCTTTTGTCTTCGCCATATCCGGCAAATAGCGCGGATTTCCAAGAAACGATAAATCACCAACATCCGCCTGTTTCAACGAAGCCACGCTTTTGATGGTAACCGAGCCGTCCCCCTGCACCGTACCGTTCAATTTTTGTGCAATCGCATCAACCGTCAGCATCATGGAGTCGACTCCTTCGCGGCCGTTTTATCCGCATTCAAGATCTTTAAGACATCATCAGTAATATCCATCTTGGGATCAGCATACAATACGGATTCCAAGCCGTTGCCTAACAGTCCGCCATCGGCGAGAACGAGGGTAAAGTTACCCTTTTGCGAGCAAATCGTAATGGCGGCCTTGATGGACTTGGCCAGTTCTCCCTGGATTTTGCGACCTTCGCCTTCGAGCTCTTTCTTGCGGCTGGCGGCCTTGTCGCGAA encodes the following:
- the lpxD gene encoding UDP-3-O-(3-hydroxymyristoyl)glucosamine N-acyltransferase, producing MMLTVDAIAQKLNGTVQGDGSVTIKSVASLKQADVGDLSFLGNPRYLPDMAKTKASAVLVNEDWQGESGATVIRVKSADAAFAQVAFWLARPPVVRKPGIHPTAVIAADAKMGKDVMIGPLCVIEPGAVIGDGTVLVAQCYIGHFCEVGKNGLFYPLVSVREYCKVGDRAILHSGAVIGSDGFGYTKESGRWKKIPQVGIVVLGDDVEIGANTTIDRARFGETRVGNGTKLDNLIQVAHNVTIGEDTAMAAQVGMAGSCHIGDRVQLGGQVGVAGHIDIGDDSIVLAQSGVSKDVPRASLLMGTPAMPAREFKKFHAHSMRLPELKEKIAELEARIKMIEEKA